In a single window of the Photobacterium profundum SS9 genome:
- a CDS encoding rhomboid family intramembrane serine protease, producing the protein MNQQDKDALKVIGFIGLFCICVHIINVFLNGSLNSYGLLPRHITHLTGLVAYPFIHGSWSHLIGNLFSFSVLGLLVSRSGVSRLIVVFIVSWAISSIGVWFFGRASYHIGLSGIIYGLWAYLLVYAFMYRSLKSIAIAVIVMFFYGSMVWGVFPIHRWMSFESHLFGGFAGAIAGYWLAKRDKAREKDIATLS; encoded by the coding sequence TTGAACCAACAAGATAAAGATGCATTGAAAGTCATTGGCTTCATTGGTTTGTTCTGTATTTGCGTGCATATCATAAATGTATTCTTGAATGGTAGCCTGAACAGTTACGGTTTATTGCCTCGGCACATTACGCACCTTACTGGCTTAGTCGCTTATCCGTTTATACATGGCTCTTGGTCTCATTTAATAGGTAATCTATTTTCTTTTTCTGTATTAGGCTTACTAGTATCTCGATCGGGTGTGTCGCGCTTAATCGTGGTGTTTATTGTAAGTTGGGCGATCAGTAGTATTGGCGTCTGGTTTTTTGGACGAGCCAGTTACCATATTGGTTTAAGCGGCATTATCTATGGCTTATGGGCGTATTTATTGGTTTATGCGTTCATGTACCGAAGCCTTAAGTCTATCGCGATTGCTGTTATTGTAATGTTTTTCTATGGGTCCATGGTATGGGGAGTATTTCCGATTCATCGATGGATGAGTTTTGAAAGCCATTTATTTGGTGGCTTTGCTGGGGCTATTGCTGGCTACTGGTTAGCCAAGCGAGATAAAGCGAGAGAAAAAGACATAGCAACGTTATCTTAA